CATAGGAACATAAAAACAAACCACTTATCCGAATGGGATTAAATGGTTTGTTTTAAATCCGTATATTTATTAATTAATTCTGAATTACAAACTAACTTTGAAGATTAAATTCGATTTTATTTAGAAATTTTTTATTAATTCATCCGCAAATTCCGAACATTTCACTTCTGATGCCCCGTCCATTAACCTCGCAAAATCATAAGTTACTGTTTTAGCTGCAATGGTTTTCTCCATAGAATGATTAATTAATGCAGCTGCCTCGCTCCAACCGATATGTTCAAGTAGCAAGGTTCCAGATAAAATAACAGACGATGGATTTACTTTATCAAGTCCAGCATATTTTGGTGCAGTACCATGTGTTGCTTCAAAAATAGCGTGCCCTGTTAAATAATTAATGTTCGCACCAGGAGCAATACCAATTCCGCCAACTTGAGCAGCAAGCGCATCTGAAATATAATCACCATTTAAATTCATCGTTGCAACTACATCGAATTCAGCAGGTCTAGTTAAAATTTGCTGCAAGAAAATATCTGCAATCGAATCTTTTACTAAAATTTTACCAGTAGCAAGTGCTTCTTTTTGTTTAGCATCTGCAACTTCTGTACCTTCTGCTTCTTTAATGCGATCATATTCATTCCAAGTGAATACTTTATCGCTGTATTCACGTTCGCATAAGTCATAACCCCAGTTTTTAAATGCGCCTTCTGTGAACTTCATGATATTACCTTTATGGACTAATGTTAATGACTTACGCCCCTCTTTAATCGCATATTCTACAGCCGAACGAACGAGACGCTCTGTTCCTTCTTTAGAAATTGGTTTTATTCCAATTCCAGAAGTTTCTGGAAAGCGAATTTTATCCACACCAAATTCAGATTTTAAATAAGCGATTAATTTTTTGACTTCATCGCTCCCTTCTTTAAACTCGATTCCAGCATAGATATCTTCTGTATTCTCGCGGAAAATAACCATATCTGTATCTTCTGGACGTTTGACAGGAGACGGAACCCCTTTGAAATAACGAACTGGTCGTAAGCAGACATATAAATCTAGTTCTTGACGAAGCGCAACGTTCAGTGAACGAATTCCTCCACCAATAGGCGTTGTAAGTGGTCCTTTAATCGCAATCAAATATTCATCTATTGTATCAAGAGTATCTTGTGGCAACCATTCGCCTGTTTGTTTAAAAGCTTTTTCACCAGCTAATACTTCTTTCCAAGCAATTTCTTTTTCTCCATTGTAGGCTTTTTTCACCGCAGCATCTAGAACTCGTTTAGCTGCTGCCCAAATGTCTGGCCCAGTACCGTCCCCTTCAATAAAAGGAATAACTGGATTGTTTGGTGTTTTTAATACACCATTTTCTACTTGAATTTTTTGACTCATAAATAATGTTCCTCCTTCTTATTAAATGCGCTCTTCTACTGGCAAATAACTTCTATTTTCAGGCCCGACATAAATCGCACGCGGGCGAATAAGACGATTATCACGATATTGTTCAAAAATATGCGCCAACCAACCAGACACACGGCTCACAGAGAAAACAAGCGTAAATAAATCACGATCAATTCCAAGCGCATGGTAAACAGAAGCGGAATAAAAGTCGACATTTGGTTTTAAATGTTTTAATTCCCAAACAGCTTCCTCTACTTGCGTCGAAATAGCAAACCATTTTTCCTCGCCTTTTTCTGTAGTTAACTTGCGAGACATCTCACGCAAATGTCCAGCACGTGGATCTCCACCACGATAGACACGATGTCCAAATCCCATAATTTTTTGTTTCGTATCAATTTTTTCTTGAATATATTTACGTACATCGCCTGCTTCATCGATTTCTTCTAACATATCAAAAACACGTTCATTAGCTCCACCATGAAGTGGACCCTTGAGTGCGCCAATTGCTGCCGTTACTCCTGAATAAACATCTGAGAGCGTTGCCACACAAACTCGTGCTGTGAAAGTAGAAGCATTAAATTCATGGTCGGCATGAAGGACAAGCGCTTTATTCATTGCTTCCACAGATAAATCATCCGCTTTTTCTCCAGTAATCATATAAAGAAAATTTGCTGCCATATTTAAATCTTCTCTCGGTTGAATTGGATCAAGCCCACGACGAATTCTAGAAAAAGCAGCTACAATTGTCGGCATTTTTGCTTGGAGACGAAGCCCTTTTCGATAAACAGCTTCTCCATCATCCAGTTCTGCTTCTGTATCAAATACACCTAACATCGAAACTGTCGTTCTTAAAACACTCATGGGGTGTAATTTTTGATGATTTTGCATTCTTAAGCTCGAGATAATTGTTTCTGACACGGCCATATTTTCTTGAATTTCTAATTTAAACTTTTTAAATTCCTCTTTATTCGGTAAACGTAAATGCCATAGCAAGTAAATCACTTCTTCAAAAGAAGCATTGTTTTCCATTAAATCATCAATTCCATAGCCTACATAAGTTAACATGTCATCAATAATAGAGCTAATAGACGTTTCAGCAACATATACATTTTCCAACCCTTTAGATAGTGGCATTTTATTTCCTCCTTTTATCCATTTTTACGTATGTAGTTATTTTATGAAGACAACCATCTGCATCGCAATATAAGCAATTCCAGCAGCGATTACCGGCCCAGCGGCAATTCCTCTGAATAGAACTACTGCTAAAATAGTACCGAATACGAGTGAAACAGTCACTTGTGGATCAACGGCCATATAGCCAACACCTTTTTTCGCCAAAATGGAAACAGCTATCCCAGCTCCAAGACCAATCCAACCAGCAGCTGATTTAAAAGAATCAATTAAATCTTTAAAGCCAATTTGACCAGTTGCAATTGGGATTAAAATAGCAATTGTAATAATCGTTACTCCCCAGTTGATACCTTTAGTTTGAATCACTTCCATCACTTTGCCATCAACATGAAAAAGCTTTAATACGATTACTACTGCTACTGCAATAACGAGCGAGTTATTTTTCGCTATCAGCCCAAGAAGTAAAAAAAGAAGTAAAAACAACATGCTTTCTGTAAACATAGCTTGTCACCTTTCTATATCACGAATCCTAGAAACGAGATAACAATAATTATATCATAAACATACCTTATAGTAATACTAAAACATCATAAGAAAAATCTATTACCTTTTTCAATGAAACCTCTACAGAAAGAAAGCCCTTCCCATAGAGGTTTATCATTACATATCAAAATAATAATATTGGGTATGTTTTTTTGGGTTTCCAAGCCATTTGGTTATTCTTGGCTTTAATATTTTGCGAGAAAATGGGATAAATAGGAGTAGTCCAAGTATGGTTGTGATAATCCCTGGAATAACCAGTAAAAATCCAGCAATAAAAAAGCAGATACTATCTAATAAATATGGTGCTACTGTGCGCCCATCACGCAAATTTCGGAATAAATTGCCACCTAGACGTTTGATAATAAAGATTCCAAAAGCCGTTGAAGCAACTTGGATAATAAGAAGTGACCAAAAACCGATTACTTGGAAGAGCCACACGTAAACAATTAATTCTATTAAACCATATAAGGCCCAATAAAGGATAAATTTTCTCATAAAATCAACTCCAATGCTTACTGTCTATTATAACCTATTTTGGCATAATCGAAAAATAAAACAGCGCACATAAAAAAAGCGTCCCGGATGCGGGACGCTTTTAGAAAGCTAAATTTTTAGTGAGTTGCTGTTTTACCGTTGTATACTACACCTTGACGAGAATCAACAGTGATAATTTCACCATCTTTTACAAGAGAGGTAGCATCTTTAGCTCCAACGATTACAGGAATTCCAAGGTTGATTCCAACAACTGCTGCATGGCTAGTTAATCCACCTTCTTCTACAACTACTGCTGCACTTTTTTCAAATGCAGGAAGGATTTCTTTGTCTGTTGTTTTAACAATTAAGATTCCGCCTTCTTCTGCTTTTTGAAGTGCTTCTGCATTGGATTTTGCAACAATCGCTTTACCAATTACAGATTTGCTACCAATTCCTTGGCCTTTAACTACTTTTTCACCAATTAATTGGATTTTCATTACGTTTGTAGTTCCACTTTCTGTAACTGGAACACCCGCTG
The nucleotide sequence above comes from Listeria ivanovii subsp. londoniensis. Encoded proteins:
- a CDS encoding DUF441 domain-containing protein; translation: MFTESMLFLLLFLLLGLIAKNNSLVIAVAVVIVLKLFHVDGKVMEVIQTKGINWGVTIITIAILIPIATGQIGFKDLIDSFKSAAGWIGLGAGIAVSILAKKGVGYMAVDPQVTVSLVFGTILAVVLFRGIAAGPVIAAGIAYIAMQMVVFIK
- the citZ gene encoding citrate synthase, giving the protein MPLSKGLENVYVAETSISSIIDDMLTYVGYGIDDLMENNASFEEVIYLLWHLRLPNKEEFKKFKLEIQENMAVSETIISSLRMQNHQKLHPMSVLRTTVSMLGVFDTEAELDDGEAVYRKGLRLQAKMPTIVAAFSRIRRGLDPIQPREDLNMAANFLYMITGEKADDLSVEAMNKALVLHADHEFNASTFTARVCVATLSDVYSGVTAAIGALKGPLHGGANERVFDMLEEIDEAGDVRKYIQEKIDTKQKIMGFGHRVYRGGDPRAGHLREMSRKLTTEKGEEKWFAISTQVEEAVWELKHLKPNVDFYSASVYHALGIDRDLFTLVFSVSRVSGWLAHIFEQYRDNRLIRPRAIYVGPENRSYLPVEERI
- the icd gene encoding NADP-dependent isocitrate dehydrogenase — its product is MSQKIQVENGVLKTPNNPVIPFIEGDGTGPDIWAAAKRVLDAAVKKAYNGEKEIAWKEVLAGEKAFKQTGEWLPQDTLDTIDEYLIAIKGPLTTPIGGGIRSLNVALRQELDLYVCLRPVRYFKGVPSPVKRPEDTDMVIFRENTEDIYAGIEFKEGSDEVKKLIAYLKSEFGVDKIRFPETSGIGIKPISKEGTERLVRSAVEYAIKEGRKSLTLVHKGNIMKFTEGAFKNWGYDLCEREYSDKVFTWNEYDRIKEAEGTEVADAKQKEALATGKILVKDSIADIFLQQILTRPAEFDVVATMNLNGDYISDALAAQVGGIGIAPGANINYLTGHAIFEATHGTAPKYAGLDKVNPSSVILSGTLLLEHIGWSEAAALINHSMEKTIAAKTVTYDFARLMDGASEVKCSEFADELIKNF
- a CDS encoding FxsA family protein → MRKFILYWALYGLIELIVYVWLFQVIGFWSLLIIQVASTAFGIFIIKRLGGNLFRNLRDGRTVAPYLLDSICFFIAGFLLVIPGIITTILGLLLFIPFSRKILKPRITKWLGNPKKHTQYYYFDM